CGCTGCCGGCACCCGGCCCTGTGCCACGGCGGCCGCGACGGCACCCTGGCCGGCGAGGGCGTGGATGTGCTTGAAGATCGCCTGGTTGTCCGTGAATTGCAGGAGATCGGCGTGACGGTTCATGTCCTCGGCGAGCCGGACCGAGAACGTGCCGATCTTCCACTGCGAAATGGTGGTGAGGGCCGGTACGCCCTGGTCGGTCGCCGTGTTGGCACCGACGACCTTCCCTTGCAGGAAATACAGATGCCCTTTTTCCTGGCTCTCAATGGCGACTTCGGCGTTGAGCTTGATCGCTTCGAGAATGCGCACGAGCATTTCGACCCGGAAATAGCTCAGGTCGCCCGACAAGATTAGCTTGCTCACGCGGGCGGCAGGATCCAGATAAGCGGCAGCATTGGCTAGGGCATTATACACAGGGACTGGACGGTGGTAACCCCGAACGCCGTCACGGCCGATCCTGACCGCCGTCACGGCCGGAGGATGGGCGCCCTGCTAGGATGAGACTGCCCCCGTGCCGGGGTACAAGATCTCGACCTGATGTCAACCCGTTACGAGAAGCAGATTGAGAAGCTCGTCGCTTACGTCAAGCGGCTCAATCAGACTGTCGAGGAGCGCAACCAGCAGCTCCACTACTGGCAGGGCTATGCTCGCAA
The nucleotide sequence above comes from Candidatus Tanganyikabacteria bacterium. Encoded proteins:
- a CDS encoding DUF4388 domain-containing protein, which gives rise to MSGDLSYFRVEMLVRILEAIKLNAEVAIESQEKGHLYFLQGKVVGANTATDQGVPALTTISQWKIGTFSVRLAEDMNRHADLLQFTDNQAIFKHIHALAGQGAVAAAVAQGRVPAA